In Nitrospirota bacterium, a single genomic region encodes these proteins:
- a CDS encoding HNH endonuclease gives MKFELEQYNRDVPDELLLDDLQLVARKLNKKTLTMEEYVKLGRFHCNTLSRRFGSWIKALEKAGLSTKRKNTAVSKADIISDLKFTARKLNKSSLTCNEYIDNGKHRPAAVQSKFGSWNNGLKAAGLSPVKISYFTNEELFHNLEEVWIRLGRQPKYGEIQKPLSKHSSGTYEHRFGTWRKALRAFVEYINDEEQVQLKDDQDIESHTYLKKEELNIYKHKTQRNISDRLKVHVLIKDGNKCKLCGITVTGKDIHFDHIKPWSKGGETVLENLQVLCAEHNLAKGNLDVSE, from the coding sequence ATGAAATTTGAATTAGAACAATATAACCGTGACGTACCCGACGAATTGTTGTTGGACGATCTTCAACTAGTCGCGCGAAAACTAAACAAAAAAACTCTAACAATGGAAGAATATGTCAAACTTGGGAGATTTCATTGCAATACATTGAGTCGACGATTTGGGAGTTGGATTAAGGCTTTGGAAAAAGCTGGACTTTCTACAAAAAGAAAGAACACTGCCGTCAGCAAAGCAGACATTATTTCTGATTTAAAGTTTACGGCGCGCAAATTGAATAAGAGCTCGCTTACATGTAACGAATATATTGATAACGGCAAGCATAGACCTGCTGCCGTACAAAGCAAATTCGGTTCATGGAATAATGGACTAAAAGCTGCTGGTTTATCTCCTGTGAAAATCTCGTATTTCACAAATGAAGAATTATTTCATAACCTTGAAGAAGTATGGATAAGGCTTGGAAGACAGCCCAAATACGGGGAAATCCAAAAGCCTCTTTCTAAGCATTCAAGCGGTACCTATGAACACAGGTTTGGCACATGGAGAAAAGCTCTTCGGGCATTTGTTGAATACATTAACGACGAGGAGCAAGTTCAACTGAAAGATGATCAGGATATTGAAAGTCATACTTACCTAAAAAAAGAAGAGCTCAATATCTATAAACATAAAACACAAAGAAATATTAGTGATAGATTAAAAGTGCATGTATTAATTAAAGATGGCAATAAATGTAAGCTTTGTGGCATCACGGTTACAGGCAAGGATATACATTTTGATCACATAAAACCGTGGTCAAAGGGCGGCGAAACAGTTTTAGAAAACTTGCAAGTATTATGTGCTGAACATAACCTTGCAAAGGGTAATTTAGATGTGAGTGAATAA